The Lacipirellula parvula genome window below encodes:
- a CDS encoding helix-turn-helix domain-containing protein codes for MAIIINIDVMLARRKMSVTELAERVGITMANISVLKNDKAKAIRFSTLEAICKALECQPGDILEYEADSAPLLAPGSARG; via the coding sequence ATGGCCATCATCATCAACATCGACGTCATGCTGGCGCGCCGCAAGATGAGCGTCACCGAGCTTGCCGAGCGGGTCGGCATCACGATGGCCAACATTTCGGTCCTCAAAAACGACAAAGCGAAAGCCATCCGCTTCTCGACGCTCGAAGCCATTTGCAAAGCGCTCGAGTGCCAGCCTGGCGATATTCTGGAATACGAAGCCGACTCGGCGCCGCTTTTAGCCCCGGGCTCCGCCCGGGGGTAG
- a CDS encoding DUF2975 domain-containing protein, with amino-acid sequence MKRSSIFILQAAVVMFGLAVLAFLLGEPHLEGRNAHATPFEVYFNDPLLAYVYLASVPFFVALYQAFKVLGYAGQNQVFSPAAVHALRTIKYCAIAMIGFTLFSFAFVPFAEGDDGPPGVMLRLLVIFPTIVAAAAAAMLERVLQNAVDIKSENDFTV; translated from the coding sequence ATGAAACGCAGCTCCATCTTCATTCTGCAAGCTGCCGTCGTCATGTTCGGCCTCGCCGTCCTCGCCTTCTTGCTCGGCGAGCCCCACCTCGAAGGTCGCAACGCGCACGCCACGCCCTTCGAGGTCTACTTCAACGATCCGCTGTTGGCGTACGTCTACCTCGCGTCGGTTCCGTTCTTTGTCGCGCTGTACCAAGCCTTCAAGGTGCTTGGGTATGCAGGGCAGAACCAAGTCTTCTCACCCGCAGCCGTTCACGCCTTGCGCACAATCAAGTACTGCGCGATCGCGATGATCGGGTTCACCCTGTTCAGCTTCGCCTTCGTCCCCTTCGCTGAGGGAGACGACGGCCCGCCAGGCGTCATGTTGCGGCTGCTGGTGATCTTCCCCACAATCGTCGCCGCCGCCGCGGCAGCGATGTTAGAACGAGTTCTGCAAAACGCCGTCGACATCAAATCCGAAAACGACTTCACGGTGTAA
- a CDS encoding helix-turn-helix domain-containing protein — MKVFTTGQVAKICKVAPRTVSKWFDSGRLKGYRIPGSQDRRIPREYLIRFLKEHGMPLGDLEDEAMAKVLIVAQDQVLIENLKRELPLERSFRTSTAASGFEAGIQAESFHPDCIVVDFSIGQVEALQICQNLRRSSDFAETILIALLPDDGATASFDRSSINETFKKPFDAALLAERLRTLVGAKKELV; from the coding sequence ATGAAGGTCTTTACTACTGGTCAGGTCGCTAAGATCTGTAAGGTGGCCCCGCGCACGGTCAGCAAGTGGTTTGATTCGGGTCGACTCAAGGGCTACCGCATCCCCGGTTCGCAAGACCGTCGGATCCCCCGCGAGTACCTGATCCGGTTCCTCAAGGAGCACGGCATGCCGCTGGGCGACCTAGAGGACGAGGCGATGGCCAAAGTGCTCATCGTCGCGCAGGACCAAGTGCTGATCGAGAACCTCAAGCGCGAGCTGCCTCTCGAACGTTCCTTCCGCACCAGCACCGCCGCCAGCGGATTCGAAGCCGGCATCCAAGCCGAAAGCTTCCACCCCGACTGCATCGTGGTCGATTTCTCGATCGGCCAAGTTGAAGCCCTGCAGATTTGCCAAAATCTGCGTCGCTCCAGCGACTTCGCTGAGACGATCCTGATCGCCCTGCTGCCAGACGATGGCGCGACGGCGAGCTTCGATCGCTCAAGCATCAACGAAACGTTCAAGAAGCCGTTCGACGCCGCCCTGCTGGCCGAACGCCTTCGGACGCTGGTTGGCGCCAAGAAAGAGTTGGTCTAA